A window from Triticum aestivum cultivar Chinese Spring chromosome 6D, IWGSC CS RefSeq v2.1, whole genome shotgun sequence encodes these proteins:
- the LOC123143248 gene encoding UTP--glucose-1-phosphate uridylyltransferase, which yields MADEKLAKLREAVAGLGQISDKEKSGFISLVSRYLSGNEEQIEWGKIHTPTDEVVVPYDTLAAPPEDLAATKALLDKLAVLKLNGGLGTTMGCTGPKSVIEVRNGFTFLDLIVVQIESLNKKYGSNVPLLLMNSFNTHDDTLKIVEKYANSNIQIHTFNQSQYPRVVADEFLPWPSKGKTDKDGWYPPGHGDIFPSLMNSGKLDLLLSQGKEYVFIANSDNLGAIVDMKILNHLIHKQNEYCMEVTPKTLADVKGGTLISYEGRVQLLEIAQVPDAHVNEFKSIEKFKIFNTNNLWVSLKAIKRLVEADALKMEIIPNPKEVEGVKVLQLETAAGAAIRFFDHAIGMNVPRSRFLPVKATSDLQLVQSDLYTLVDGFVTRNAARTNPSNPSIELGPEFKKVGCFLGRFKSIPSIVELDSLKVSGDVWFGSGIVLKGKVTITAKPGVKLEIPDGKVIENKDINGPEDL from the exons ATGGCGGACGAGAAGCTCGCCAAGCTGCGCGAGGCCGTCGCCGGCCTCGGCCAGATCAG CGACAAGGAGAAGTCCGGGTTCATCAGCCTCGTCTCCCGCTACCTCAG CGGCAACGAGGAGCAAATCGAGTGGGGCAAGATCCACACGCCGACCGACGAGGTGGTGGTGCCATACGACACCCTAGCGGCCCCGCCGGAAG ACCTGGCGGCGACCAAGGCGCTGCTCGACAAGCTCGCCGTGCTCAAGCTCAACGGCGGCCTGGGGACCACCATGGGGTGCACAGGCCCAAA GTCGGTCATCGAGGTGCGAAACGGGTTCACCTTCCTCGACCTGATCGTGGTCCAGATCGAG TCCCTGAACAAGAAGTATGGCAGCAACGTGCCGCTGCTCCTGATGAACTCCTTCAACACCCATGACGACACCTTGAAG ATTGTCGAGAAATACGCCAATTCAAACATCCAAATCCATACGTTCAACCAG AGCCAGTATCCTCGTGTCGTGGCCGACGAGTTCTTGCCGTGGCCTTCCAAGGGGAAGACTGACAAGGATGGCTG GTACCCTCCTGGCCATGGTGACATCTTCCCATCCCTGATGAACAGCGGCAAGCTCGATTTACTACTCTCACAG GGAAAAGAATACGTTTTCATCGCAAACTCAGATAACTTGGGCGCTATCGTTGACATGA AGATACTGAACCACTTGATCCACAAGCAGAATGAATACTGCATGGAG GTTACCCCGAAAACTTTGGCCGATGTGAAAGGTGGCACACTGATCTCATATGAAGGGAGGGTTCAG CTTCTGGAGATTGCACAGGTTCCTGATGCACAT GTCAATGAGTTCAAGTCAATTGAGAAATTCAAGATCTTCAACACCAACAATCT ATGGGTGAGCTTGAAGGCTATCAAACGCCTTGTCGAGGCTGATGCACTCAAGATGGAGATCATTCCAAACCCGAAG GAAGTTGAGGGCGTGAAAGTCCTTCAGTTGGAAACTGCAGCTGGAGCCGCGATCAGG TTCTTTGACCACGCAATCGGCATGAATGTTCCGAGGTCCCGGTTCCTACCGGTGAAGGCAACATCAGACTTGCAGCTAGTACAG TCTGATCTGTATACCCTGGTTGATGGCTTCGTTACACGTAATGCAGCTAGAACAAATCCATCAAATCCCTCAATTGAACTTGGCCCTGAGTTCAAGAAG GTTGGGTGCTTCCTTGGCCGCTTCAAGTCGATTCCTAGCATTGTTGAGCTCGACAGCTTGAAGGTTTCCGGTGATGTTTGGTTTGGTTCTGGCATCGTGCTGAAG GGTAAGGTGACCATCACAGCAAAACCTGGTGTTAAGCTGGAAATCCCAGATGGAAAAGTGATTGAGAACAAG
- the LOC123143250 gene encoding autophagy protein 5, protein MAAAPRGEEAAAWSEEAARLVWGGAVPLQVHLHDADVTALPPPPPFLTLGPRVGYFPLLVSTIKAHFSSSLPPGVDTVWFEYKGLPLKWYIPIGVLFDLLCADPERPWNLTVHFRGYPADILSPCEGEDSVKWNYNNSLKEAAFIITGNSKNVMNMSQADQLAMWESVRKGDLNSYMNISTKLKLGPFEEDFLVRTSSLGSRQGSDEPESPGSVKPCRVPVRLYVRRVQQDLEYLEDAIPVSDWESVSYINRPFEIRKEGGRSYIALEHALETLLPEFFSSKATARAADPEPESTTPDSEPHNSDTSPGTPHDEKLASAGPQETDVAKKIKLKLVRVQGIELDMDIPFLWVANNLKNPECYLHVCVYVGA, encoded by the exons ATGGCGGCGGCGCCgcggggcgaggaggcggcggcgtggtcggaggaggcggcgcggCTGGTCTGGGGCGGCGCCGTGCCGCTCCAGGTCCACCTACACGACGCCGACGTCACCGCGCTCCCACCGCCCCCGCCCTTCCTG ACTTTAGGGCCAAGAGTTGGGTATTTTCCATTGTTGGTGTCGACTATAAAGGCTCATTTCAGCAGCTCACTCCCACCAGGTGTTGATACTGTTTGGTTTGAGTATAAAGGGCTGCCACTGAAATG GTATATACCCATTGGTGTTCTTTTCGACCTTCTCTGTGCAGATCCAGAAAGGCCATGGAATCTAACA GTTCATTTTAGGGGGTATCCTGCAGATATATTATCACCATGTGAAGGTGAAGATAGTGTAAAGTGGAACTACAACAATTCCCTGAAAGAG GCTGCTTTCATCATAACTGGAAACAGTAAAAATGTGATGAATATGTCCCAGGCTGATCAACTTGCTATGTGGGAATCAGTGAGGAAAG GTGACTTGAATAGTTATATGAATATCTCTACCAAGCTTAAGCTTGGACCGTTTGAAGAGGACTTCTTAGTACGGACTTCCTCGTTAGGGTCTCGACAAGGTTCTGATGAGCCTGAATCTCCTGGATCTGTCAAACCAT GCAGGGTACCTGTTCGATTATACGTGCGCAGAGTTCAACAAGACCTTGAGTATTTAGAAGATGCGATTCCTGTCAGTGACTGGGAAAGTGTATCCTATATAAATCGGCCATTCGAGATCCGGAAGGAGGGAG GTAGAAGCTACATCGCCTTGGAACATGCCTTGGAGACGTTGCTACCAGAGTTCTTCAGCTCAAAGGCCACAGCTAGAGCTGCTGATCCTGAACCTGAGTCGACGACACCAGACTCAGAACCCCACAATTCAGATACCAGTCCAGGCACTCCTCATGACGAGAAGCTAGCTTCGGCGGGTCCGCAAGAGACTGATGTGGCCAAGAAGATCAAACTGAAGCTGGTGAGAGTGCAAGGCATCGAGCTCGACATGGACATACCGTTCCTTTGGGTGGCCAACAACCTGAAGAACCCCGAATGCTACCTCCATGTTTGTGTATACgttggggcatga